In Streptomyces sp. NBC_01439, the following are encoded in one genomic region:
- a CDS encoding YidB family protein, giving the protein MTDPVNDGTPAPTTLSISVKGVADAGLEAQLRSWVDSGPNEPVTAEQITQAVGKDELARTAESLGRDPGDLAADIALALPQLIDMASPDGSAGLVQAKVNNVVLNQTPQMVVGETESNVNYRAPLRITASGTDFTPGDYTGTVTMMFDAVPPV; this is encoded by the coding sequence ATGACCGATCCCGTGAACGACGGCACTCCGGCGCCGACCACCCTGTCGATCTCCGTGAAGGGCGTCGCGGACGCCGGCCTGGAAGCGCAGTTGCGGTCCTGGGTCGACTCCGGGCCCAACGAGCCGGTGACCGCCGAACAGATCACTCAGGCCGTCGGGAAGGACGAACTCGCCCGGACCGCCGAATCCCTCGGACGCGACCCTGGCGACCTCGCCGCGGACATCGCCCTCGCCCTCCCCCAACTGATCGACATGGCATCCCCTGACGGCAGTGCCGGACTCGTCCAAGCCAAGGTCAACAACGTTGTACTGAATCAGACACCCCAGATGGTGGTCGGGGAAACCGAGTCGAATGTCAACTACAGGGCCCCGCTGCGCATCACCGCGAGCGGGACGGACTTTACGCCGGGCGACTACACCGGCACCGTGACGATGATGTTCGACGCCGTACCCCCGGTGTAG